ATCTCCACCTTTAGTAGCACCCAAAAAACCTATAACATTTGTAATAGATTTTATAATATGAGGTATTTCTCCAGTAAGATTTGCTTTAATCATTATGTAACCACTAAAGTAAACTTTTTCTTTGTTTACCTTTTTACCATTTCTGATTTGAACAACATTTTCTGTAGGAACTAAAACTTGCTCTACATAATCTTGTAAGCCTAGTCTAGCTATTTCATTTTCAATATAAGCCTTAATCTTATTTTCTTGACCACTTACAGCTCTTACTACGTACCATTTTTTTTCTCCAACTTCCGCCATATCAATCTATCCTATTAAATTAAAGTATAAACTAATTACTTTACTAAAAACAGTATCAATACCCCAAATAGCTAAAGAAAAAATAATAGAAAAAACAGCCACAAGAATAGTTAAACTTTGTGCCTCAGACCATGGTGTCCAAGTAACATTGTTTTTTAACTCTCCAAATGATTCTTTTATATAATTTACAATTCCAGCCATGTTATTTTATTTAATGTCATCCAATGGAGCGGACTCCTTTAATACTATTTAAAAACAAATTTTGCATTTGATTTTAGTTGCACGGGTTGAGAGACTCGAACTCCCGACACCTGGTTTTGGAGACCAGTGCTCTACCAACTGAGCTAAACCCGTAAATATAAATCAAGGCACTTCATAACAAAGTGCCTTAATTATATATATTATAAACTATTAATTAGTCTAAAATTTCAGTTACCTGACCTGCTCCTACTGTTCTACCACCTTCACGTATTGCGAAACGTAATCCAACATTCATTGCGATCTTTTGGATTAACTCAACATGAATAGTTAAGTTATCTCCTGGCATAACCATCTCAACTCCTTCAGGTAACGCTATGTTTCCAGTTACGTCAGTTGTACGAACGTAAAATTGAGGACGGTAATTATTATGGAATGGAGTATGACGTCCACCTTCTTCTTTTTTAAGGATATAAACCTCAGCTTTAAATTTAGCGTGTGGTGTTACTGAACCTGGCTTAACGATTACCATTCCTCTTGAGATTTGAGATTTCTCAATACCTCTTAAAAGAATACCTGCGTTATCTCCAGCTTCACCTCTATCTAATATTTGACGGAACATTTCGATTCCTGTAATTGTAGATGTTAATTTTTCAGCACCCATACCAATAATCTCTACAGGATCTCCTGTATTGGCAATACCAGTTTCGATACGTCCTGTTGCAACAGTACCACGACCTGTAATAGAGAATACATCCTCGATAGGCATTAAGAAAGGCTTATC
The genomic region above belongs to Olleya sp. Hel_I_94 and contains:
- the nusG gene encoding transcription termination/antitermination protein NusG, encoding MAEVGEKKWYVVRAVSGQENKIKAYIENEIARLGLQDYVEQVLVPTENVVQIRNGKKVNKEKVYFSGYIMIKANLTGEIPHIIKSITNVIGFLGATKGGDPLPLRQSEVNRMLGKVDELSVDADVNVAIPFTKGETVKVIDGPFNGFDGTIENINEEKRKLEVMVKIFGRKTPLELSYMQVEKI
- the secE gene encoding preprotein translocase subunit SecE, whose amino-acid sequence is MAGIVNYIKESFGELKNNVTWTPWSEAQSLTILVAVFSIIFSLAIWGIDTVFSKVISLYFNLIG